In Alkalihalobacillus sp. AL-G, the genomic stretch ATTCCCAGCTCTTAATAAATAAGGTCACGCCAGTAAACACCAAAATGATATATGTACAAATACGAAAAGCCTGCTGATTGATTCGCCTGAACAGTAATTGTCCGATGACCATCCCGACTAATAAGATCGGCAAAGCAAGTCCGCTTGATGTCCAAACCGTTTTAGTCGTGCCCGCAAATATTATTTGTATGAGTAGACTCACCGCATAAATCCAAAGATAAAAGGCTAAGGTCGTCGCCCGTAATGTCTCCTTTTGCGTATTTGTCCCAGAAAAATAGAGCAAAATCGGCGGTCCTGGTATTCCGATGCTTGTCGTCAACGATCCCGAAATCCCTCCAACGAAATAATCCCGTGTATTCGTTTTTTTAACGTGAAACTTCATCATCAACAAAAGTGTCAGTACTAAAATCAATAGACTGACCCCGAGTTTCAAAATCGTCATATTAAGGATGAGAAACAGGATGATCCCGACCGGCAAGCCTGCAGCACTGCCAAAAATGAACCTCTTTAAAATGTTGAAGTCGACATCCTGCCTGATTTTCGCAATCAACACACACGAAATAACAAGCGACAGGATTAAGTTGATCTGGATTGCTTCTCTCGGTTCAAAAAAGAAGAGCAGGAACGGAGTCGCTACGATGGAAAACCCGAATCCTGTGCTCGTTTGCAGAACAGCCGAAAACAGAACAAGGATTGATATTAAAATGACTTCACTCATGGGAACACCTACTAGTTTTTTTACTAGAAAAGTGTAACATAACGATTAAAATGAAACGAGTTTGCTTCGTTTCTTCGATATTTGATCCGGAAGTCTTGCAGATTGTTGCTCCTCGACGATCTTGGCTTTTAGGCCCCCTAAATCATTTAGACACCAAAATCATTCTCCCTTATATTAAAAATAAGCTATTTTAGCTACTTGGGGGAGGTGATTGGTTATGCCGAAGAAAAAAATTGAGGTATTAGAGGAAGTAAAAAAACAATATGTCCGGATGGCCCTCGAGACCAATAAGATGAGTTCCACGGCAAAGGGTGCGGGGATTTCCACAGAGACCCTCCGAAAGTGGATGAGGACCTATGAAGATGAGGTTCGAGATGAAATGGAAGTTGAAGGAACAGAGGCCTTAACCCCACAAACATCCAGAAAAGAATTAGAAAAGAAATATGATCATGCCATGAAGCTACTAGGCGAAAAAGAATTAGAAGTAGCGATGTTGAGGGAACTTCTTAAAAAAAACAAATCCCCATACTAGTGCAGCTTGAAGAAATCAAAATGTGGGTGCAAGAAGGGTTTTCTCTGATCAAAGCGACAGAGGCTTTCAACTTCACCAGGTCACTCTATTATTATTACGAGGCCAAGGGGGCAAAGAGGACGTGAAAAAAGAGGGCGGCCGATTCCGGGCTACTCGGTATCCAATCAAGGGGAAAAGATTCCGGATGCGCAAATCGCAGAATATCTGATGGAACTTTATTGGGACGAGTGGTTGGGAGCTATGGGCTACAAAAAATGGACCCTATATCTAAAAGACCACCACTCCCTGATCATTAGTAAGCATAAAGTGTACCGGATGTGTAAAGGGCTAGGAATTCTAAAAAAACCGAACACAAAAAAAGCAAAACACCCAAGAAAACTTGCGAGAAATCGTACGATTATAGGCTCGAATCAACTCTGGCAAGTCGACATCAAATATGGAAACATAACGGATTCCAACGCCTTCTTTTACGTGTGTAGTGCGATTGACGTTTATGATCGAACCATTGTTGGTTATTATTGTGGATCGGTTTGTAAGGCGAAACATATTACAACGATGTTGACAAAAGCACTTATACGTCGGAAAATGCACTTTAAATCTGGGGAATTTGAGAAGAAGCTGATTCTTCGAACCGATAACGGACCCCAGTTTGTGAGCGAAGACTTTGGCAACTTTTGTGACCATCACAAGGTCTATCATGAGCGAATTCCAAAGAAGACACCAGACATGAATGCTTATATTGAGTCCTTTCACAGTGTGTTACAGAGAGAGTGTTTTGACCGATATGCATTTGGATTTTACGAAGAAGCCTTTTATTATGTGGATCAATATATCGCTTTCTATAACCATTCTCGTTATCACGGAAGCTTGAAGCCACACACGCCTCAGAAGTATTATGACTTATCTCGAAGAGGGCAGATCCCGAGCACAAAAGTGAAATTATAGAAATTCTACGATAGAAGGAGAATGGCTGGGCATGTGTCCAAAATAAGGGGGCCCAGCCGTTGGGGCCAAGGTTCTTGCGAAAATCAGAAATTAACTGCGAAATCCGAGAAAAATCTGCGAAACTGAAAAATTAACTGCGAAATCGCCGAATTGACTGCGAAACCGTCGAACGAAATTCCAACAAACAAAATGACGGGATTTCAACTCCCGGTCTCATTTAGACTTGAAACACCTCATGAACCATAACGGGCATTACCTTTCCAAGAATTTCACATATTATTGTTTTCAAATTGGCTTTTGTAATAAAAGAATCCGACCATGACACTAAATTCGTAATTTTGAACCTAGTAATACAACAAAGGTAACAAGTAGATTACATTTGTCTGAAACGTCTTTTCAACAAAAAAAGATGCTGACCCTAATGTTGGGTCGAGCATCTTTTCGTAATCCTTTATCCGTTTTTTATCGAAATTCTACCAATCTTCCTTCCGAATCCGTGTATCCATCAGGACCCCATATAAGTAGGTCGGGACCCCAAAGGATGGCATAGTTACTATTTATGAATGTGATTGTCATTTATTCATACTAGAAAGAAAGTCACCTAACGGATCATCGTCTTCATCGAGGTTTTCCTCTTGATCCATTTGTGAATGGAGCTCATCTTGGAGATTATCTAAGCTTAAGTCATCAAGCTCACTCTCGATTTCATTCCATTTCCTTTCTTCATTCGGTTGAACTTCCTTCGATTTCTCAGAAGGCAGCGTTGTTGCGGCTTCCTCCTGAAGATACAGCGCCTCTTCAATATTGACCGATTTACTATTTAGTGAAGCGAGTAGAGTCGTAGCACGCATCGGATCCATAAGAAGTTGATAGAGTATACTTCCGATCAAAGCCTCAGAGTGCTCGTGCTTGATCCAATTCCGCTGCTCCTTCGTCAACTGCTTCGGTAAAGGTATCGTAACCGTTTCCCTCTCTTTAGCCAGACTTTCACTGACCCCCCGCAAAACATATTGAGCAATTTTACTAGAAAAATTTCTTCGCTCTGTTTCCTTTAGGTTTTGCAGTTGTTTTAAAAGATGATCCGGTGTATCAGAAGGAACCCGGAATGTAATCGACTGCCCTCGTTCTACACCTTTCTTAGAGTCTCTCATTTAACCACCCTACTTAGCTGCAGCAGTCTCTTTCTTCATTTCTCTCGTTTCTTTCGTAGTTTTGCGAAGATAATCAGAGATCAGCTTATAATAAGCATTCGCCATCATCCAAATGCTTTCATTTTCATCCTCAAAAAATTCGATGTTGAAGCCATCCAGCTTGTTATTCAACGTTTTCAAGTAATCCTTCAAAACTGCAGAGCCCCCGCCAACGAAATAACAAATTTCAGATTGAGAGTTTTTCTGCCATACATTTCTGAGGTAGCGATATTCCTTTTTCGCTAGCTCCAAAAGGATACGGTCGGTTATGTCATGAACATTCGTCCGACTACCTTTTACCATGATATGATGGCGATCATTTTTACGAGTGATAATATCGACTACATCACGGCGGCTATCCAGCTGGACACCATGCTTCGTTAGAATTTCATCACGGATCATTTCAAGCGACTCAGCAACACCAAGGTTGAAACCTTGAGCCTTGTCATCATCGACATTCCGATTCCTAATAACCGCAATATCCGTCGAAAGACCTCCGATATCCTGAATGAGGATTTGCTTGTCGATCAATTCTTTGTTAATGATATTCAAGTCATTATCCATTACAAGATTAACAAAAGCTGCAAATCCCTCAGGATACACCTTCACCTCATCAAATTTAAGATTCACCTTCATGCCTTGATAACGTGGCGTTACTAAAAACTCAATCTGGTGAACCGACCCTAGTAATTGAGAACGATAGCCTACGTCCTTGCCTTCCTTAACCTCTCGCAGTGGCAGGCCTGTCCCAAGCGTATAGTTAGCTTCAATAACATTTTGAGAGTTCTTTGAATTTTTAAAACCATCATGACCTACTGCATCCAATGCTAATGAAGCAAATAGCATGACGAGCGTCTGATCTTCCTCTGATTTACTGCTTCCAGGATCCAATTCGGTTGAATTATTCGTTTTCGTTGCTAGATTCCCGACACGGTAAACAGCATTATTTTCTTTTAGGGCAGGGGAGTGGACACGAATATGTAAGTTATCAAGTGGGTTTTTCTCGTCCAACTCTTCGATTCCAATGACAGGACGGTCCTCCATGTCTCTTGCAATTACATTCGGTATATACAATTCGTTTTCAAGCTTCCCAAAGTTTGCTTTAACGGCATCATTACCAACATCAACAGCGGCAATTCTAGATTTTGTCATATAAATAATACCCCTCTCAGAGAAAGTAAGTTACCATTCCAACATATTAAAAACAGGACAGGGCGTCAATCCGTCTTTGGAAGTGTTCTTTTTGTATACACGTGTGCAACTTCCGTATACATGCGTACAAATTCGTTTACGTGTTTACAATCTTGCAAACTACTGACACATCAACATGTACGCGTATTTGTTTACATGTACACATCTTTGTACACGTTATGTATGCGGTTTTGTGCACATGTGTACATTTTTGCAAACATTCATTTTAATAGTAAAAAACTCTCCCGTGTTCG encodes the following:
- a CDS encoding sulfite exporter TauE/SafE family protein yields the protein MSEVILISILVLFSAVLQTSTGFGFSIVATPFLLFFFEPREAIQINLILSLVISCVLIAKIRQDVDFNILKRFIFGSAAGLPVGIILFLILNMTILKLGVSLLILVLTLLLMMKFHVKKTNTRDYFVGGISGSLTTSIGIPGPPILLYFSGTNTQKETLRATTLAFYLWIYAVSLLIQIIFAGTTKTVWTSSGLALPILLVGMVIGQLLFRRINQQAFRICTYIILVFTGVTLFIKSWEW
- a CDS encoding IS3 family transposase; this translates as MAEYLMELYWDEWLGAMGYKKWTLYLKDHHSLIISKHKVYRMCKGLGILKKPNTKKAKHPRKLARNRTIIGSNQLWQVDIKYGNITDSNAFFYVCSAIDVYDRTIVGYYCGSVCKAKHITTMLTKALIRRKMHFKSGEFEKKLILRTDNGPQFVSEDFGNFCDHHKVYHERIPKKTPDMNAYIESFHSVLQRECFDRYAFGFYEEAFYYVDQYIAFYNHSRYHGSLKPHTPQKYYDLSRRGQIPSTKVKL
- a CDS encoding ParM/StbA family protein yields the protein MTKSRIAAVDVGNDAVKANFGKLENELYIPNVIARDMEDRPVIGIEELDEKNPLDNLHIRVHSPALKENNAVYRVGNLATKTNNSTELDPGSSKSEEDQTLVMLFASLALDAVGHDGFKNSKNSQNVIEANYTLGTGLPLREVKEGKDVGYRSQLLGSVHQIEFLVTPRYQGMKVNLKFDEVKVYPEGFAAFVNLVMDNDLNIINKELIDKQILIQDIGGLSTDIAVIRNRNVDDDKAQGFNLGVAESLEMIRDEILTKHGVQLDSRRDVVDIITRKNDRHHIMVKGSRTNVHDITDRILLELAKKEYRYLRNVWQKNSQSEICYFVGGGSAVLKDYLKTLNNKLDGFNIEFFEDENESIWMMANAYYKLISDYLRKTTKETREMKKETAAAK